From Domibacillus sp. DTU_2020_1001157_1_SI_ALB_TIR_016, a single genomic window includes:
- the wrbA gene encoding NAD(P)H:quinone oxidoreductase: protein MTNLAVIYYSMTGTNFQLANWAKEAGEEAGANVKVLKIPETAPVSAIEKNDAWKAHVEEAKDIPEVTLDDLEWADAIVFSVPTRYGNVPGQFKQFIDSTGGLWATGKLANKVVSAMTSAQNAHGGQEQTILQLYTTMYHWGAIIAAPGYTDPVLFEAGGNPYGTSVSVGREGMKENVEAAVKHQAKRTVSIASALSSL from the coding sequence ATGACAAATTTAGCCGTGATTTATTACAGCATGACCGGTACGAATTTTCAATTGGCGAACTGGGCGAAAGAAGCGGGAGAAGAAGCAGGAGCGAATGTAAAAGTTCTTAAAATTCCAGAAACGGCTCCCGTATCGGCCATTGAAAAAAACGATGCCTGGAAGGCGCACGTAGAAGAAGCAAAGGATATTCCAGAGGTAACGCTGGATGATTTAGAATGGGCAGATGCTATTGTATTTAGCGTTCCAACAAGATACGGCAATGTACCCGGCCAATTCAAGCAATTTATTGATTCAACCGGCGGTCTGTGGGCAACCGGAAAGCTGGCTAATAAAGTAGTCAGCGCTATGACCTCAGCTCAAAACGCTCACGGTGGACAGGAGCAGACGATTCTTCAGCTGTATACAACCATGTATCATTGGGGCGCCATTATTGCAGCTCCCGGCTACACAGATCCTGTTCTGTTTGAAGCAGGAGGAAATCCATATGGTACAAGTGTATCAGTAGGAAGAGAAGGCATGAAAGAAAATGTGGAAGCCGCAGTCAAGCACCAGGCGAAGCGTACTGTTTCCATTGCCAGCGCTTTATCCTCTTTATAA
- the yhbH gene encoding sporulation protein YhbH: protein MDTSYHLSEEDWSLHRKGHDDQERHRQKVKEAIKKNLADMVTEEQIIMSDGKRTVKLPIRSLQEYKIRYSDEKSKHTGQGKGEVGDAIARAGGDEKSAAGQGKKAGNQRGEDFYEAEVSMAEIEDALFSEMALPNLAEKEKAESVITDWTINDIRKTGVTARIDKKKTLMAAFKRNALAGEMSFFPVRPEDRRFRSFTEEKKPQSKAVIFAMMDTSGSMGPFEKYIARSFFFWMTRFLRKKYTTVDIVFIAHHTEALQMEENDFFTKGESGGTICSSAYRLVLELMEKKYSPERYNIYPFHFSDGDNLASDNPQCVALLEKILPHCRMFGYGEVNQYNRTTPLMSAFRKVQNPLFKSYVIRKREDVYPALSYFFQPDK from the coding sequence ATGGACACATCCTATCATTTATCAGAAGAAGACTGGTCACTCCACCGAAAAGGCCATGATGACCAGGAACGCCATCGGCAAAAAGTAAAAGAAGCGATCAAAAAAAATTTAGCTGATATGGTGACTGAAGAGCAAATTATTATGTCGGACGGCAAGCGGACAGTGAAACTGCCGATCCGTTCGCTTCAGGAATATAAAATTCGTTATTCTGATGAAAAATCCAAGCATACCGGGCAGGGAAAAGGAGAAGTTGGAGACGCGATCGCCCGGGCAGGCGGAGATGAGAAAAGTGCGGCCGGGCAGGGCAAAAAAGCAGGAAACCAGCGCGGGGAGGATTTTTATGAAGCGGAAGTCAGCATGGCTGAAATTGAAGATGCTCTGTTTTCTGAGATGGCCCTGCCAAACCTCGCTGAAAAAGAAAAAGCGGAATCGGTTATTACGGACTGGACCATTAATGACATCCGTAAAACAGGTGTAACGGCACGAATTGATAAAAAGAAAACATTAATGGCAGCGTTTAAGCGAAACGCACTGGCGGGAGAGATGTCTTTTTTCCCTGTCCGCCCGGAAGACCGTCGTTTTCGCTCTTTTACCGAAGAGAAAAAGCCTCAGTCTAAAGCCGTGATTTTTGCGATGATGGATACGAGCGGAAGTATGGGACCGTTTGAGAAATATATCGCCCGCAGCTTTTTTTTCTGGATGACCCGCTTTTTAAGAAAAAAATATACAACGGTTGATATTGTATTTATTGCCCATCATACAGAAGCGCTCCAGATGGAAGAAAATGATTTCTTCACTAAAGGAGAAAGCGGCGGAACCATCTGTTCATCTGCGTACCGGCTTGTGCTGGAGCTGATGGAAAAAAAATATTCGCCGGAACGGTACAACATTTATCCATTTCATTTTTCTGATGGCGATAATCTTGCTTCAGACAATCCCCAGTGTGTTGCATTGCTCGAAAAAATACTGCCGCACTGCCGCATGTTCGGCTATGGGGAAGTGAATCAGTACAACCGGACTACACCACTGATGTCCGCATTTCGAAAAGTACAAAATCCACTGTTTAAATCCTACGTCATCCGTAAAAGGGAAGACGTCTATCCGGCACTTTCCTACTTTTTTCAGCCGGATAAATGA